The following are encoded in a window of Roseivirga misakiensis genomic DNA:
- a CDS encoding sensor histidine kinase: protein MKQVFALVINSKWFQHPVFWVLSIYVIGDYFAISNFLKFVDFFYALLFHIPLFLLVYINLGLLIPRFLQRGKYFLYGTLAIALIHLAYGFHELTFEVLLPLLPVEYYMVSFTDYEVLVTIFLIYLVLTTLLKLSKSWYQLQRVEKEKLTIELNSLKSQVNPHFLFNSLNSIYSLALSKSDQTAETVLELSNLLRYMLYEVGEDEVELSKELEMLENYIELQKLRSDISTQVTFSVKGDLSAYRIAPLLFFPLVENSFKHGVKGVSDSAYVNISLIAEDGISFIIENNKGTVDDMEDGKYGGIGLENVKRRLALIYGGRHDFEIEETATEFKVKLTIK, encoded by the coding sequence GTTTCAGCATCCAGTTTTTTGGGTGCTATCCATTTATGTTATTGGTGATTACTTTGCTATTTCTAACTTCCTGAAGTTTGTAGATTTTTTCTATGCGCTCCTTTTCCATATACCTCTTTTTCTTTTGGTATATATCAACTTGGGACTACTAATCCCGAGGTTTCTTCAGCGCGGAAAATATTTCCTTTATGGCACGCTAGCCATCGCTTTAATTCATTTAGCTTATGGTTTTCATGAATTGACATTTGAGGTCCTTTTGCCGCTTTTACCTGTAGAGTATTACATGGTTTCTTTCACTGACTACGAAGTGTTGGTGACCATTTTTCTAATCTATTTGGTGCTGACTACACTCCTCAAACTTTCTAAATCTTGGTATCAGTTACAACGCGTAGAGAAAGAAAAACTAACGATAGAGCTCAATTCTCTAAAGTCTCAGGTTAACCCACATTTTTTGTTCAATAGCTTAAATAGTATCTATTCTTTGGCCCTTTCTAAAAGCGATCAGACAGCAGAAACGGTTTTAGAATTATCAAATTTATTGCGGTATATGCTTTATGAGGTTGGTGAGGATGAAGTGGAGTTATCCAAAGAATTGGAAATGCTCGAAAACTATATTGAGCTGCAAAAACTAAGGTCTGATATCAGTACTCAAGTTACTTTTAGTGTAAAGGGAGACCTTTCGGCTTATAGAATTGCGCCCTTACTCTTTTTTCCACTAGTCGAAAACAGTTTCAAGCATGGCGTGAAGGGAGTCTCTGATTCAGCCTATGTGAATATTTCCCTGATTGCTGAAGATGGGATTTCATTCATTATTGAAAACAATAAGGGAACTGTCGATGATATGGAAGATGGCAAGTATGGTGGGATTGGTCTTGAAAACGTAAAGCGAAGATTAGCTTTGATTTACGGAGGAAGACATGATTTTGAGATTGAAGAAACAGCCACAGAATTTAAAGTAAAACTCACTATAAAATGA
- a CDS encoding LytR/AlgR family response regulator transcription factor: MINCLIIDDEPLSRNVLKTFVNDHPDLHLVGECKDAFEAMAELNKQSVDLLFLDINMPKLSGVNFYKGLSKKPQVIFTTAYPEFAVEGFELNAVDYLMKPIAFERFVQAINKVKEKLGTLSVPESAQDYILLKADKKVYRTSFDDILLCEALGDYVKVHLSDKVLIVTTTMKKLISELPADQFVRTHKSFIINKTKFEYIEGNQVKIGKHMVSIGQSYREEVLRQLGSAK; the protein is encoded by the coding sequence ATGATCAATTGTTTGATTATCGATGACGAGCCGTTATCCAGAAACGTATTGAAGACTTTTGTTAACGATCACCCCGATCTCCACTTGGTTGGGGAGTGTAAAGACGCGTTTGAGGCCATGGCTGAACTGAACAAACAATCAGTGGATTTGCTCTTTTTGGACATCAATATGCCCAAATTATCGGGAGTGAATTTTTATAAAGGGTTAAGCAAAAAACCACAGGTGATTTTTACTACAGCTTATCCTGAATTCGCTGTGGAGGGATTTGAGTTAAATGCGGTCGATTACTTGATGAAGCCCATTGCTTTTGAGCGATTTGTTCAAGCAATTAATAAAGTGAAAGAAAAGTTAGGGACTCTTTCAGTGCCAGAATCTGCCCAGGATTATATTCTATTAAAGGCCGATAAAAAGGTTTATAGGACTTCCTTTGACGATATTTTACTGTGCGAGGCGCTTGGCGATTATGTAAAAGTTCACTTGTCTGATAAGGTGCTTATTGTCACTACGACGATGAAAAAACTGATCAGTGAACTACCAGCCGATCAATTTGTACGGACTCACAAATCCTTTATCATTAATAAAACTAAGTTCGAATACATAGAAGGTAATCAAGTGAAGATAGGCAAGCATATGGTTTCGATCGGTCAGTCATACCGAGAGGAAGTGCTGCGCCAATTGGGAAGTGCTAAGTGA